The genomic segment AACAGTCTCATTAGTACGTAGTGCCGGTTTAGTCGCTCTGGTCCGGCAGTTGACTGCGCCCGTCCGACGGCCCGCGCGACTGTGGACAACAGGTGCGGAGCCCACCTAGACCGCACCTTCCGCAAGATCGGAGGACGGTCATGTTCCAGCGACTGCAATCAAGACGCCTGGTGTCCGCGCTGCTCACCCTCGCCGTCGTCGGGCCGACCGGGGCGGGGACGGCCGACACCGCGCGGGCGCAGGCCCTACCGCCCAACTTCACCGACCGGGTGGTGTTCTCGGGCCTGACCCAGCCGACGAAGCTGGTCTTCGCCCGCGACGGCCGGGTCTTCGTAGGCCAGAAGAACGGCGTCATCCTGGTCTACCGCGGGCTGACCGGCACCACCGCCACCGTCGTGGCCGACCTGCGCCCCAAGGTGTACGACTTCGCCGACTTCGGGCTGCTCGGCCTCGCCCTGGCGCCCACCTTCCCGACCGACCCGTACCTGTACCTCAGCTACAGCTACGACGGGGTCATCGGCGGCCCGGCGCCGACCTACCACGACACCTGTACGTTGCCCGGCAACTGCCGGACCAGCGCCCGGGTGTCCCGGCTGCGGATCAACGGCGACGTGGCGACCGGCCCCGAACAGGTGCTGGTCCACGACTGGTGCACCCAGGGCGACACCCACTCCGTCGGCGATGTCGGCTTCGGTCCGGACGGCGCGCTCTACGTCACCGGCGGCGAGGGTGCCTGGGACGTCGTCGACTACGGCCAGACCGGCTCACCGCGCAACCCGTGCGGCGACCCGCCGGCGCCGGTCGGCGGCGCGATGACCCCGCCGACCGCCGAGGGCGGCGCGCTGCGCGCCCAGGACCTGCGCACCCCGGCCGACCCCACCGGGCTCTCCGGGACCGTGATCCGGATCAACCCGGCGACCGGCGCGGCGCTGTCGACGAACCCGGGGTACGGCAGCCCGGACCCGAACGCCCGCCGGATCGTCGCGTACGGACTGCGCCAGCCGTACCGCTGGACCTTCCGCCCGGGTACCTCGGAGCTCTGGATCGGCGACGTGGGTTGGCGGGACTGGGAGGAGATCAACCAGGTGACCGACCCGGTTGCCGGGCCGCTACGCAACTTCGGCTGGCCCTGTTACGAGGGGAGCGCCCCACAGGCCAGCTACCAGCCGATCGGCCTGAACCTCTGCACGAGCCTGTACGCCGCCGGCACCGCGACCGCGCCGCGGTTCAGCTACCGGCACGGTCAGCCGGTGCGGGCCGGCGACGGCTGCGCGACGGCGCGCGGCGCGATCAGCGGCCTGGCCTTCTACCCCGCCAGCGGCGGGCACTACCCGGCCCGCTTCTTCGGATCGCTCTTCTTCACCGACGTGGTGCGCCGCTGCGTCTGGGCGGCCCGGCCCGGGGCCAGCGGGGTACCCAACTTCAACTACATCGATCCGTTGGGCAGCACGGTGGGTCGGCCGGTCGACCTCCAGGTGGGACCGGACCGCAACCTGTACTACGTGGACCTCGCCGGCGGCGCGATCCGCCGGCTCCAGTACCGCTGACCCCACGCACCCAGCAGGTCAATGGGCCAGATCGGACGAATGGCCGGATGTCGGCAACGATCGCTTTCAGTCGGCATCCGGAACCGGTCCCGTTCCTCCCCCGGACGAGTCGTCGGGGCGTCGGCCGGGCCGGCACTTCGGGCCGGTCGGCCCCGGCTCTCGGTCCGCCACCTGACAGCCCACCCTGGACCCGCCGCCAATGCTTTGAGCAGGCATTCTGCGACCGGGATCCGGCCCGGGCCAGGGCCGGGGGATGGGGTAATCATGTCTGGATCAGGGCTTCGCGCGCTCCGCGCGGGGTTGGCCGTGGCGCTTGTCGTACCGGTCGCGGTGGCCGGCCCGACGGTGTCCGCCGGGCCGGCCACGGTCGGTGGGGCGGCCGTCGCGCTGGCCGGTGCCGCGCCGGCCGGCTTCACCCAGCAGGTGGTCTTCGCCGGGCTGACCCGGCCGACGAAGCTGGCGTTCGCGCCGGACGGGCGGGTCTTCGTCGCCGAGAAGAGCGGGCTGATCAAGGTCTTCCGCGGCCTGGCCGACCCGGTCGCGACCGTCTTCGCCGACCTGCGCACCCAGGTGTACGACTACAAGGACCTGGGCCTGATCGGGCTGACCCTGGCGCCCACCTTCCCGGACGACCCCTGGGTCTACGTCAGCTACAGCTACGACGGGGTGATCGGCGGCAGCGCGCCGACCTACCGCGACACCTGCCCGGCCGCCGGAAGCTGCGTCTCCAGCGCCCGGATCTCCCGGCTGCGTGCCGACGGCGACGCGATGACCGGCACCGAGCACGTGCTGGTGCACGACTGGTGCACCCAGATCGAGAGCCACTCGGTCGGCGACCTCGCGTTCGGTCGGGACGGTGCCCTCTACGCCACCGGCGGCGACGGCGCCTCCGGAACGTTCGTCGACTACGGCCAGACCGGCAACCCGGTCAACCCGTGCGGCGATCCGCCCGGGCCGGTCGGCGCGGCGCTGGCCCCGCCGAGCGCCGAGGGCGGCGCGCTGCGCTCGCAGGACCTGCGTACGCCGGACGACCCGACCGGCCTCTCCGGCACCTTCATCCGGATCAACCCGGTGACCGGCGCGGCGCTGCCGGACAACCCGCTGGCGCACAGCGCCGACCCCAACGCCCGCCGGATCCTCGCCTACGGGCTGCGTAACCCGTACCGGTGGACGTTTCATCCGGACAGCGGCGAGGTCTGGTTCGGCGACGTCGGCTGGCGCGACCACGAGGAGATCGACCGGCTGGCCCACCCGGGCGGTCCGCCGCCGAACTACGGCTGGCCCTGCTACGAGGGGAACGTCAAGCAGGGTGGCTACCGGGTGGCCCGGCTCGGGCTCTGCGACAGCCTCTACAGCGCCCCGCCGGACGCCGTCACGCCGCCGTACTACAGCTACTCGCACAGCCAGCAGGTGGCCACCGGGGACGGCTGCCCGGCCGGCGGCTCGTCCCCGTCCGGGCTGGCCTTCTACCCGGCCACCGGCGGCGGCTATCCGGCCGGGTACCGGGGGGCGCTGTTCTTCGCCGACTACGCCCGGCGGTGCGTCTGGCTGATGCGGGCCGGGTCGGACGGGCTGCCCGACCCGACCAGCGTGCAGCCGTTCTCGTCCGCCGCCGGTGGCGTGGTGGACCTGCAGATCGGGCCGGAGCGGGATCTCTACCTGGTGGACCTGACCGGTGGCACGGTCCGCCGGTTCCACTTCGACGCGGCCGACCAGCCACCGCGGGCCGTGGTGCGGGCCACCCCGGAGGAGGGCAACGCCCCGCTGGAGGTGCTCTTCGACGGCTCGGCCTCGACGGATGCGGACCCCGGCGACATCCTGCGCCACGAGTGGGACTTCACCGGCGACGGCAGCTTCGACGCGACCGGGGTCACGGCCAGCCACACCTACCGCTCCACCGGCACCTACTCCGCCCGGCTGCGGGTCACCGACCTGGCCGGTCGCAGCGACACCGCGACGATCCAGATCCGGGTGGGGACCAGCGCCCCCCGGCCGGTCATCACCAGCCCGCTCGGCACGGCGAAGTGGAGCGTCGGCCAGCAGATCACGTTCTCCGGCCGGGCGACCGAGGCCGGCGGCGCGCCGGTGCCGGCCGACCGGCTGGAGTGGCAGCTGATCAACCGGCACTGCCCGACCGTCGACAACTGCCACACCCACACCGTGCAGCACTGGACCGGCGTGGCCGCCGGGGCGTTCGTGGCGCCCGACCACGAATATCCGTCCTATCTGGAGCTCACCCTCACCGCCACCGGCAGCGGCGGCCTGTCGGCGAGCACCACCACCCGGCTGGACCCCCGGTGGACCCGGCTGAACATGGTCAGCAACCCGAGCGGCCTGGAGGTGAACGTCGACGGGGTCAGCTACACCACCCCGGCCGCCGTGAAGGTGGTGGTCGGCGCCACCACGACGATGAGCGCACCCGGGCCGCAGTCCGCCGGGGTCGCCGAGTTCGTCTTCGACAACTGGTCCAACGGGGGAGCCCAGACCCAGGTGGTGATCGCCCCGCCGGCCGCCACCACCTACACCGCCACCTTCGCCACCGCGCCGGGCTGCCGGGACAGCGCCGGCTACACCTGTACGTCGGTGGTCGGCGCGGCGTACCAGCCGGCCGACCAGGCGGTGCTGCCGCTGACCGGGGACGACGCCCGGACACCCGTCGACCTGCCGTTCCCGGTGCTGTTCTACGGCCGCCGGTACGAGCGGGCCTGGGTCTCCACGAACGGGTTCCTCTCCTTCCAGGACCCGGGACTGCCGGGCGCGATAAACGCCGGCCTGCCGGACGCCGGCCTACCCAACGCCGCCGTCCACCCGTTCTGGGACGACCTGGTGGTACGCGCCGACTCCAGCGTCCGGTCGGCGGTGCGGGGCAGCGCACCGAACCGCGAGTTCGTGGTCGAGTGGCGGGACGTCTACCTGTACGGGTCGTCCACGGCCAAGATCTCGTTCCAGCTCAGCCTGGCCGAGTCGGGGCGGATCACCTTCAACTACGCCGGCCTGACCGGCACCAGCCTGCGGGAGCTGGGCAGCGGCGCCACGGTGGGGATCGAGGACGGCACGGGCGGAGTCGCCCTGGCGTACTCGGTGAACCACGCGGTCCTGGTCGACGGCCGGGCCGTGGTGTTCAACCCGCCGCCCGATCGGTGACGGAGACGGCAGTCGGTCCGGCGGTGGCTGGTCCGCCGGCCGGCGCCACCGCCGGCCGGCGGCCGGGCAGCCGGGCCAGCAGTTGGCGGCGCAACGGCCGGTCGGCGAGCCAGAGCACCGCTGCGGCGGTCAGCGTCGCCGCCGCGCCGAACACCGGCAGCGCGACGACCGGATCGGCGCCGGCGAGACCGAGCCGGCCGGCGGCGAGCGGGACCAGCGCGGCGGCGGTCGCGGCCAGGGCGGCCGGCGCGGTGGGGGCGAGGAAGCGGAGCACCGGCATGCCGGCCGCCCGGTGCACCGCCGCCCAGAGGGAGATCCCGGTGACCACCGCCTGGATGGCGATGCCGGCCAGCGCCACCGCGGCGGCCTGTCCGGGCGGGTCGCCAGAGCCGGCCAGCAGGGCACCGACCCCGGCCAGCGCGGCCACCCCCAGCGCGCCGCGCAGCCAGGCGATCGCCGCCAGCCGGCCGGGTCGGCCGATGGCCTGCAATGCCGGTCCGAGCAGGACGCCGTACACGTTGACGGCGCCGTAGAGGCAGAGCAGCCGCAGCGGCAGCTCGGTGCCGGCCCACTGCGGACCGAGCAGCGCGACGAGCGGGTCGGCGGTGGCGGCGAGGACGCCCAGCGCCGGCAGCCCGGCCACGGCGCCGAGGTGCTGCAGCTGGCGCAGGTGGGCGGCGAAGCCCGCCCGGTCGCCCTGCAACCGGGACAGCGACGGCAGCGCCACCTGCTGGACGGAGCGGACCGTCACGTCGACGAGCATGTCCGGCAGGCGCGCGGCCAACCGGTAGATGCCGGTCGCGACCGGCCCGAAGAAGATCCCGGCCAGGATGATGTCGGCCCGCGCGCTGAGCAGCACCCCGATGCCCGCGCTCGCCGAGTGCGCGGAGAACGCCCAGAGGTCGCGGATGCCGCGCAACCGCGGCCGCCGGCCCGGCCGCCACGGGCAGACCAGCCAGAGCACCACCAGACCGACCGCCGCGTTCACCAGTTGCTGCGCCACCAGCGCCCAGATGCCGGCGCCGGCCAGCGCCAGGACCACCCCGACCACCCCGCTCAGCAGCGCGGCGGCCAGGGTCCGCAGGGCCACCGAGCGGAACCGCAGCTCGCGGCGGAGAATGCTCTCCGGGACGATGGCGAGCGCCTGCAGCAGCACCAGCGGGGAGAGCGCGACGCAGAGCACGGTCAGCTCGGGCTCCCGGTTGACGAGCGCCCAGAGTGGACCGGCGGCGGCGGTCAGGCCGGTGCAGCCGAGCCCGCCGAGCAGCAGCACCCAGAAGGCGGCGTCGAGGTGGTCATCGGTCACCCGCTCGCGCTGCACCAGCGCGGCGACCAGGCCGTGCTGGATCACCGCCTGTGCGACGACGATGTAGGCCGTCGCCATCGCGACCAGTCCGAACTCGCTCGGCCCGAGCAGCTTGGCGAGCAGGAAGGTGACGACGATCGACGAGCCCACCCGGCCGGCGGTGAGCAGATAGGACCAGCCGATCGCGGTCCGTACCCGGCCGGTCTGCGACGCCGAGAGGTCCGGGTCGGACGCCGAGGGGTGGGACGCCGACGGGTCGGGTGGCGCCGCGGGGTCATGGCCGGCCGGCCGCCGCGCGGCCGTGCGGTCGGCCACTAGGAGCCACCCCGGACCGGTGCCGGCGGTGTCCGGCGCAGGCCGATCCGCCGCCGCCATCGCCCGAGCAGCACCCGGCAGCGGCGGACCAGCCAGGCGGCCAGGAACGCGCCGGCCGCGCCGACCCGGGTGCGCAGCCGGCCGTCGCCGGTGCTGAGGATGAGCAGCGTCTCGGCGAGCATCCGCAACCGGGGGGCCAGCACCCGCCGGCCCTGGGGCGCGTACCAGGTGGCGGCGCTCGCGGCGGTGCTGCGCCGGCCCTGCACGGTGGAGCCGGCATGCAGCCGGCGCTGGAAGAGCCGCTCGGCCACCTCGTGGATCTCGCCCAGCCGGGCCACCTCGGCGAGCAGCGTGTAGTCGGAGGAGAGATAGGGGCGGATCATGCCGGTACGGCGCAGCACGCCGAGCCGGAACACGCCGAAGTGCGCGTGGCAGAGGCTGATCCGGTGCGCCACCCCGGCGACCCGCCGCCAGGCCCGCCGGTCGCGCAGGTCCAGCCCGTCGTCGTACGGGCCGATCACCGCGCCCGCCTCGTCGATGAGGAGGGTGCGGGGATAGACCAGGACCGCGCGCGGGCCGGCGGCGTCCAGCGCCGCCACGCAGGTGCTCAGGTACGACGGCAGACAGATGTCGTCATAGGCCACCCACTTGAACAACTCGCCCCGGGCCAGCTCCACCACCCGGGCGTAGTTGACGTGACCGCCGTAGTTGCGCGGGTTGCGGTACAGCCGGATGCGGCCGTCCCGGGCCGCGTACCGCCGGCAGATTTCCCAGGTGCCGTCGGTGGAGGCGTTGTCGCTGATGATGATCTCGAAGTCCGGGTAGTCCTGGGCCAGCAGCGCGTCCAGGCAGGCGGCCAGGTAGCGCTCGGCGTTGTAGACCGGCACGCCGAGGCTGACCCGGGGGGCGGGCGGTCCGTCGCCGGCCGTCATGCCACCATCAGCTCCGCCTCGACGCCGAGCCGGCGCAGCGCGGCGTCGATCTCCTCCCGGTAGGCCGGGTTCGTGATGATCACCGCGCGGCTGCCCGACTCGGCCAGCGCCTGCGGCGGCCACACCTCGTGCCCGGTCACCGGCAGGAAGCGGCCCCACTTGCGCGGATTGACGTCGACCACGGCGGTCAGCCGCCGGTCCGGGTCGGCCAGGTGCAGGAACTGCACCCCCCGCGAGCCGGCGCCCCAGAGGACCGGCCGGTCCCCGGCGGCGACGAGCCGCCCGACGGCGGTGCGCCAACGGTCCCGCTCGGCTGCGTGCCGGGCGGCGAAGCCGGCGATGGCGGCAAGCTGCCGATCCCGGGTGGCCGTGGCGCTCCCGGTGGCTCCGGTGGTCGGCTGGTTGCTGATCTCCACGTAGCGGAACATGCCGGCGAAGAGCTGACCGGTGGCGAGCACCCGCCAGCCGGCGCGTTCGACGAGCCGGCAGAGCGCGTACCCGTCGAAGTAGGAGACGTGCGGGTAGATCACCTCCCAGCCGGCGGTGGCCAGGTCGTAGCCGGCGTCCGGCACCTCCAGGTAGCCGTGGACCGGCCGGTCGCCGGCCAGCTCGCGCAGCCGGACCAGGAAGCCGTGCGGATCGTCCAGGTGCTCCAGCCAGTGCCGGGAGGTGACCAGGTCGTACGCCGGCAGCCGATCGTCGAGCGGCACCGGCCCGCGGTACAGCACCGCGCCGGACGGGTCCGGGCCGACCGGGCCGGCGTACATCAGGTCGTAGCCGAAGCCCCGGCAGCCGGCGATCTGGCACAGCTCCCGCAGGAACTCGCCCTGGCCGCAGCCGACGTCCAGCACCGCGCCGCCGCGCAGCGGGTAGCGGTCGGCGAGCCGCTTGACCAGCTCCGCCGTGCAGGACTGGAAGGCGGGTGAGTGGTGCAGGTTGGTGTCCATCGTGGTGTCGTAGACCAGGGCGGCCGGGTCGAAGGCGAGGTTGCGGGCGTACCCGCAGCCGGGGCAGTGGCCCAGCACGATCCGGCCGACCGGCGACCGGACCGCCTCGTCCCGGGTGGCCCAGTGGGTGCCGCAGTAGATCGGGACCTCGCCCAGGTCGGCGAAGGGCAGCAGGCGCGGGTGCCCACAGGCGTCGCACCGGCGGTGCCCGCTCACCGGAGCGCCAGCGGCCCGGTCCGGTCCGGTCACCGGACCGCCAGCTGCTCGGTCCGGTCCGGTAACCGGACCGCCAGCTGCTCGGTCCAGCGCAGGTCGGCGTCGAGCCGGCCGGCGG from the Solwaraspora sp. WMMD1047 genome contains:
- a CDS encoding lipopolysaccharide biosynthesis protein, whose protein sequence is MADRTAARRPAGHDPAAPPDPSASHPSASDPDLSASQTGRVRTAIGWSYLLTAGRVGSSIVVTFLLAKLLGPSEFGLVAMATAYIVVAQAVIQHGLVAALVQRERVTDDHLDAAFWVLLLGGLGCTGLTAAAGPLWALVNREPELTVLCVALSPLVLLQALAIVPESILRRELRFRSVALRTLAAALLSGVVGVVLALAGAGIWALVAQQLVNAAVGLVVLWLVCPWRPGRRPRLRGIRDLWAFSAHSASAGIGVLLSARADIILAGIFFGPVATGIYRLAARLPDMLVDVTVRSVQQVALPSLSRLQGDRAGFAAHLRQLQHLGAVAGLPALGVLAATADPLVALLGPQWAGTELPLRLLCLYGAVNVYGVLLGPALQAIGRPGRLAAIAWLRGALGVAALAGVGALLAGSGDPPGQAAAVALAGIAIQAVVTGISLWAAVHRAAGMPVLRFLAPTAPAALAATAAALVPLAAGRLGLAGADPVVALPVFGAAATLTAAAVLWLADRPLRRQLLARLPGRRPAVAPAGGPATAGPTAVSVTDRAAG
- a CDS encoding class I SAM-dependent methyltransferase produces the protein MTGPDRAAGAPVSGHRRCDACGHPRLLPFADLGEVPIYCGTHWATRDEAVRSPVGRIVLGHCPGCGYARNLAFDPAALVYDTTMDTNLHHSPAFQSCTAELVKRLADRYPLRGGAVLDVGCGQGEFLRELCQIAGCRGFGYDLMYAGPVGPDPSGAVLYRGPVPLDDRLPAYDLVTSRHWLEHLDDPHGFLVRLRELAGDRPVHGYLEVPDAGYDLATAGWEVIYPHVSYFDGYALCRLVERAGWRVLATGQLFAGMFRYVEISNQPTTGATGSATATRDRQLAAIAGFAARHAAERDRWRTAVGRLVAAGDRPVLWGAGSRGVQFLHLADPDRRLTAVVDVNPRKWGRFLPVTGHEVWPPQALAESGSRAVIITNPAYREEIDAALRRLGVEAELMVA
- a CDS encoding PQQ-dependent sugar dehydrogenase gives rise to the protein MFQRLQSRRLVSALLTLAVVGPTGAGTADTARAQALPPNFTDRVVFSGLTQPTKLVFARDGRVFVGQKNGVILVYRGLTGTTATVVADLRPKVYDFADFGLLGLALAPTFPTDPYLYLSYSYDGVIGGPAPTYHDTCTLPGNCRTSARVSRLRINGDVATGPEQVLVHDWCTQGDTHSVGDVGFGPDGALYVTGGEGAWDVVDYGQTGSPRNPCGDPPAPVGGAMTPPTAEGGALRAQDLRTPADPTGLSGTVIRINPATGAALSTNPGYGSPDPNARRIVAYGLRQPYRWTFRPGTSELWIGDVGWRDWEEINQVTDPVAGPLRNFGWPCYEGSAPQASYQPIGLNLCTSLYAAGTATAPRFSYRHGQPVRAGDGCATARGAISGLAFYPASGGHYPARFFGSLFFTDVVRRCVWAARPGASGVPNFNYIDPLGSTVGRPVDLQVGPDRNLYYVDLAGGAIRRLQYR
- a CDS encoding PQQ-dependent sugar dehydrogenase, with the translated sequence MSGSGLRALRAGLAVALVVPVAVAGPTVSAGPATVGGAAVALAGAAPAGFTQQVVFAGLTRPTKLAFAPDGRVFVAEKSGLIKVFRGLADPVATVFADLRTQVYDYKDLGLIGLTLAPTFPDDPWVYVSYSYDGVIGGSAPTYRDTCPAAGSCVSSARISRLRADGDAMTGTEHVLVHDWCTQIESHSVGDLAFGRDGALYATGGDGASGTFVDYGQTGNPVNPCGDPPGPVGAALAPPSAEGGALRSQDLRTPDDPTGLSGTFIRINPVTGAALPDNPLAHSADPNARRILAYGLRNPYRWTFHPDSGEVWFGDVGWRDHEEIDRLAHPGGPPPNYGWPCYEGNVKQGGYRVARLGLCDSLYSAPPDAVTPPYYSYSHSQQVATGDGCPAGGSSPSGLAFYPATGGGYPAGYRGALFFADYARRCVWLMRAGSDGLPDPTSVQPFSSAAGGVVDLQIGPERDLYLVDLTGGTVRRFHFDAADQPPRAVVRATPEEGNAPLEVLFDGSASTDADPGDILRHEWDFTGDGSFDATGVTASHTYRSTGTYSARLRVTDLAGRSDTATIQIRVGTSAPRPVITSPLGTAKWSVGQQITFSGRATEAGGAPVPADRLEWQLINRHCPTVDNCHTHTVQHWTGVAAGAFVAPDHEYPSYLELTLTATGSGGLSASTTTRLDPRWTRLNMVSNPSGLEVNVDGVSYTTPAAVKVVVGATTTMSAPGPQSAGVAEFVFDNWSNGGAQTQVVIAPPAATTYTATFATAPGCRDSAGYTCTSVVGAAYQPADQAVLPLTGDDARTPVDLPFPVLFYGRRYERAWVSTNGFLSFQDPGLPGAINAGLPDAGLPNAAVHPFWDDLVVRADSSVRSAVRGSAPNREFVVEWRDVYLYGSSTAKISFQLSLAESGRITFNYAGLTGTSLRELGSGATVGIEDGTGGVALAYSVNHAVLVDGRAVVFNPPPDR
- a CDS encoding glycosyltransferase family 2 protein; amino-acid sequence: MTAGDGPPAPRVSLGVPVYNAERYLAACLDALLAQDYPDFEIIISDNASTDGTWEICRRYAARDGRIRLYRNPRNYGGHVNYARVVELARGELFKWVAYDDICLPSYLSTCVAALDAAGPRAVLVYPRTLLIDEAGAVIGPYDDGLDLRDRRAWRRVAGVAHRISLCHAHFGVFRLGVLRRTGMIRPYLSSDYTLLAEVARLGEIHEVAERLFQRRLHAGSTVQGRRSTAASAATWYAPQGRRVLAPRLRMLAETLLILSTGDGRLRTRVGAAGAFLAAWLVRRCRVLLGRWRRRIGLRRTPPAPVRGGS